The following coding sequences lie in one Arthrobacter sp. PGP41 genomic window:
- a CDS encoding DNA polymerase III subunit delta' translates to MTVWDDLQGQPAVVEQLRQASSGEGLTHAWLFTGPPGSGRSNAAKAFAAALNCDQEDVSLRGCGRCPACLTILGETHSDVTFVRTEKVTITIDEARELVATAGNRPSAGRWRIIVVEDADRMAERTTNVLLKAIEEPTPRTVWMLCAPSPADVLVTIRSRCRSVALRLPPAADVAALLVKRDGVDPALAERAARAAQSHVGIARRLARDPAARERRLETVRFPLGLRGVTAAVMMADKLVKIATAEATSSNEERDAAEKAALLATLGAPESGTLPPAMRSQVKQLEEDQKRRAKRSITDSLDRTLTDLLSFYRDVLIIQLGNAVELVNVELRSELEDFATRSTPESTLARMDAINKARERITTTNVAPLLTIESMAASLI, encoded by the coding sequence GTGACGGTGTGGGACGACCTTCAGGGCCAGCCCGCCGTCGTCGAACAGCTGCGGCAGGCCTCCAGCGGCGAGGGACTGACGCATGCCTGGCTTTTCACCGGCCCGCCGGGTTCCGGGCGTTCCAATGCGGCCAAGGCCTTTGCCGCAGCACTGAACTGCGACCAGGAGGACGTCAGCCTGCGCGGCTGCGGGCGCTGCCCCGCGTGCCTGACCATCCTGGGCGAGACCCATTCGGACGTCACTTTCGTCCGCACCGAGAAGGTCACCATCACCATTGACGAAGCCCGTGAACTGGTGGCCACTGCCGGGAACCGGCCCTCCGCGGGCCGCTGGCGGATCATCGTGGTGGAGGACGCCGACCGCATGGCCGAGCGCACCACGAACGTCCTGCTCAAGGCCATCGAGGAGCCAACTCCCCGGACTGTGTGGATGCTGTGCGCACCGTCCCCGGCCGACGTCCTGGTGACTATCCGGTCGCGCTGCCGCAGCGTGGCGTTGCGGTTGCCGCCGGCTGCGGACGTCGCCGCCCTGCTGGTCAAGCGCGACGGCGTGGATCCGGCCCTCGCGGAGCGCGCCGCGCGGGCAGCTCAAAGCCACGTGGGCATCGCCCGCCGCCTTGCCCGTGATCCTGCGGCCAGGGAACGCCGGCTGGAAACCGTGCGGTTTCCGCTTGGCTTGCGCGGCGTTACGGCTGCCGTGATGATGGCGGACAAACTAGTCAAGATCGCCACCGCGGAGGCCACCAGCTCCAACGAAGAACGGGATGCTGCCGAGAAGGCCGCCTTGCTGGCAACACTGGGCGCACCCGAGTCGGGGACGCTCCCGCCTGCCATGCGCAGCCAGGTCAAGCAGCTGGAGGAAGACCAGAAGCGCCGGGCCAAGCGGTCCATCACGGATTCCCTTGACCGGACGCTGACGGATCTCCTCTCCTTTTACCGGGATGTGCTGATTATCCAGCTCGGGAATGCTGTGGAGCTGGTGAACGTTGAGCTGAGGAGCGAATTGGAGGATTTCGCCACCCGCTCCACGCCGGAATCCACTCTTGCCCGGATGGATGCCATCAACAAAGCCCGCGAACGCATCACCACCACCAACGTTGCACCGCTGTTGACCATTGAGTCCATGGCAGCCAGCCTGATCTAG
- the tmk gene encoding dTMP kinase — protein sequence MSKQRAGLFIAFEGGDGAGKSTQAARLAEVLESRGLTVLLTREPGGTPIGEKLRSLVLDHGHGEIDAHTEALIFAASRAAHASQVIRPSLERGEIVLTDRYIDSSVAYQGAGRALGEDAVRSLNEWATSGLQPHLTVLLDVDPAIGRRRRTAGETAEDRLESEADEFHLRIREAFLELAHRRPESYLVLPAHESVSGLSARILERVDTLLAEQDETPAGASQARATAAGGAP from the coding sequence GTGAGCAAACAGAGGGCCGGTCTTTTCATCGCGTTCGAGGGCGGCGACGGCGCGGGTAAGTCCACGCAGGCTGCACGCCTTGCAGAAGTCCTCGAATCGCGTGGCCTGACTGTCCTGCTGACCCGCGAGCCGGGCGGGACCCCCATCGGCGAGAAACTGCGCTCCCTTGTGCTGGACCACGGTCACGGGGAAATTGATGCGCACACCGAGGCCCTGATTTTTGCCGCTTCCCGGGCAGCGCACGCCAGCCAGGTGATCCGGCCTTCGCTTGAACGCGGCGAAATAGTCCTGACGGACCGGTACATCGACTCGTCGGTGGCATACCAGGGTGCAGGACGCGCCTTGGGCGAGGACGCCGTGCGGTCCCTCAACGAGTGGGCCACTTCGGGCCTGCAGCCCCACCTCACTGTCCTGCTGGACGTTGACCCAGCGATAGGCCGCCGCCGCCGCACGGCCGGCGAGACGGCGGAGGACCGCCTGGAGTCCGAAGCTGACGAGTTCCACCTCCGGATCCGGGAGGCCTTCCTGGAACTGGCGCACCGGCGTCCGGAGTCCTACCTCGTGCTGCCTGCCCACGAATCCGTCAGCGGGCTGTCCGCCCGGATCCTGGAGCGGGTGGATACCCTCCTGGCCGAACAGGACGAAACACCGGCGGGCGCATCGCAGGCCCGGGCCACGGCGGCCGGGGGCGCCCCGTGA
- a CDS encoding trans-sulfuration enzyme family protein — protein MSLSEQQAAALSAETVVVAAGRPPRERDQPVNHPVVLSSTYFGTGALGDGDRGYGRYSNPTWDPFEEALGQLEGSELPGLLYASGLAAVSSALSLIPAGGVLVMPTHSYSGSLVMAAELAQKGFIELRTVDIADTGAVREALAPRSPAAGPQARPAAMLWLESPTNPMLGIADVSALTDAAHAVGAIVVTDNTFSTPLVQQPLLLGSDVVLHSVTKYLAGHSDVVLGALATSNPDIRSALLHHRTIHGAIAGPFEAWLALRGLRTLALRIERSQASAMVLAERLGDHPAVESVRFPGLSADPGHERAKAQMKGFGSIICIQVRPAAGLSGADAADKLVAAVQLWLPATSLGGVESLIERRRRHTAEPASVPENLVRLSVGIENVEDLWADVKQALDSLDG, from the coding sequence ATGAGTCTTTCTGAACAGCAGGCGGCTGCCCTGTCAGCCGAGACGGTTGTGGTTGCGGCGGGGCGTCCCCCGCGGGAACGCGACCAGCCGGTGAATCACCCAGTGGTCCTTTCCTCCACATACTTCGGTACCGGGGCACTCGGCGACGGCGACCGCGGCTACGGCCGGTATTCCAATCCCACCTGGGACCCCTTCGAAGAGGCGCTCGGCCAGCTGGAGGGCTCAGAACTGCCGGGCCTCCTCTACGCGTCAGGACTCGCGGCGGTCAGTTCGGCACTCTCCCTGATCCCTGCCGGGGGAGTGCTGGTCATGCCCACGCACAGCTACTCCGGGTCGCTGGTCATGGCCGCTGAGCTCGCCCAGAAGGGCTTCATCGAGCTCCGGACCGTAGACATTGCGGACACCGGCGCGGTCCGGGAGGCCCTCGCACCCCGCAGCCCCGCTGCGGGGCCGCAGGCCCGGCCGGCGGCGATGCTGTGGCTCGAAAGCCCTACCAACCCCATGCTCGGCATCGCGGATGTCTCCGCCCTCACCGACGCCGCCCACGCCGTCGGGGCCATCGTCGTCACGGACAATACTTTCTCCACACCCCTGGTGCAGCAGCCCCTGCTGCTCGGATCCGACGTCGTCCTGCACTCGGTGACCAAGTACCTTGCGGGCCATTCCGACGTCGTCCTTGGCGCCCTGGCCACCTCCAACCCGGACATTCGGTCCGCGCTGCTCCATCACCGGACTATCCACGGTGCGATTGCGGGGCCCTTCGAAGCATGGCTGGCGCTGCGCGGCCTGAGGACGCTGGCGCTGCGGATAGAACGGTCCCAGGCTTCTGCAATGGTCCTGGCCGAGCGGCTTGGCGACCACCCTGCGGTGGAATCCGTCCGGTTCCCGGGCCTGTCCGCGGATCCCGGCCATGAACGCGCCAAGGCGCAGATGAAGGGCTTCGGATCCATCATCTGTATCCAAGTACGTCCGGCGGCGGGCCTGAGCGGCGCTGACGCCGCCGACAAACTGGTTGCCGCAGTCCAGCTGTGGCTGCCCGCCACATCGCTGGGCGGTGTGGAGTCACTCATTGAACGGCGACGGCGGCACACCGCTGAGCCGGCCAGCGTCCCGGAGAACCTGGTGCGGCTCAGTGTGGGAATTGAGAACGTGGAGGATCTCTGGGCTGATGTGAAGCAGGCGCTGGACTCGCTGGACGGCTAG